The DNA window ACCAGGCGATGCTGGTCGAGGAGCTGTTGATCGGTGCCTGGCTGGGCACCAAGCACTCGCTCGTCACCCAGCTACCGCGCGGATCGACGGCGGAGCTGCTCGGCATCCTGCGGGCGCTGAACGTCGCCGAACGTGACGACGGCCTGGTGCTGAGGCCCGACCCCAGAGCCGGCTGCCAGTTCGCCAACCCGGCCACGATCATGAAGGAAGTCCCGGGGCTCGGCTTGCTCGAGCTGTCCACGCCGACGAACGACCGCCGCCGGCAGCTGGCCGGCCTGGACTCCAAGGCGACCGCGAGCGGCGAGCTGTTCGCCGACTGGCTGACCGACGGGAGTCCGTACTTCATCCTCGACGCACCGGGCGTCTGGATGACCGTCGTCCCGCTCGCCGGCAGTGCCGCCGAGAAGATGCCGAGCCTGGTCGAACGGCTCCGAGTCCGAGCTCATGCCAACGGAGGAGTGCGGAGATGACGTTTCTCGCGAGCGCACTGATCCTCAGCTGGGTCGCGATCATCCTGCTCGCGCTGGTCGTCGCCCGTCTCGTTCACCAGGTGCACCGGCTGGAGTCGGGCACCGGTCCACGCCGTCCCGACCGGGTCGGCATCCTGCCTGGCTCGTCGGCGCCTGCCCTTGCCCAGTTGGGGATTCCGGCGGGCGAGCCGGCCGTGCTGCTGTTCCTGAGCGCGATCTGCTCGACCTGCTCGGAGGTCCTCGTCGAGGCGTCGGAACAGGCCGGGCGACCGGGCGTTCCCCTGCTGCACGTGCTGTATGAGGGCGCCGCGCCGACAGCGGGAGACAGGGTCACCGTGCACGAGGGCAAGGCGGACCTGTTCGAGCGGTACGACGCGGTCGCGACGCCGTTCGCCGTCGTCCTGGACCGCTCGGCGAACGTGGTCCGGTCGGAGCCGATCGGGTCGCGAGACGCACTGCGGCGGCTGCTCGTGCAGTCGTTCTCGCACTCCATCCCGCTGGGAGGTTCGCGGTGAGCTGGGCGACGACCCGCCGGCGCGTGCTGCAGGCCGGTACGGCGTTGGGCTTCGCGGCGCTGGGCGTGTTCCCCGCCGCGCGCAAGGCGTACGCGGACGGCTACGACATCTACGACGGCCCCTGTCCGTCGTACGCGTCCTCCCACGACTGCTCGCCGGGCTGCGGCCCGAGCACGGTCTACGCGGACTCGTGCGAGACGAGCGGCGCGAACGCGGGCTTCCACAAGAACGACGGCACGACCTGGACGCTGCGTCCGAACGGCTGCTTCGGCGGCACGTACGACGGCTGGCTGTGGCGGTACGAGGCGGCCTGCGGGGCGTGCGGCTGCTACATCGAGCGGCGCTGCCACGACGGCTACCGGCGGACGTCGTCGGGCTGGGTGCGGTCGATCTGCCGGTTCAACACCGACTGCGGCTGCCCGACCACAGTGACCTGGCCGGACACCGAACGAGGCGAGCGCGGGCCGAACGTGCAGACCGTCCAGCACCTGGTGCCCTACCACGACTACGCGACGAACGTGGACGGGATCTTCGGCGTCGACACCGAGGCCCAGGTGATGGAGTTCCAGACCGCGGAGGGGCTGGCGGCCGACGGCGTGGTCGATGCGGCGACCTGGGCGCTGCTGGTCGTGACCGTCCGCCGGGGCGACTCCGGCGAGGCGGTCCGGGCGGCGCAGCGGCAGCTGAACAAGCTCGGGCTCGTCATCACCGTGGACGGGACGTTCTCCTCGTCGATGGAGACGCTGGTGCGCTCGTTCCAGACGTCGAAGGGGCTGACCGCGGACGGCGTCGTGGGGCAGAACACCTGGCGCATCCTGACGGGATCGGCGTGACCGTTCTGCTGGTGTGGGCTGTTGTCGGTGGGCTCGCGGGCTATGCGTTGTCGGGCTCGGTTTGAACGCGTAACAGCGCGCTCGCGCTGACCTCGCCAGGTGGGCGGGGAGGTGTCTACCAGCACCTGGCGGTGTCGCTGTTCTCGCTCGGGTTGTTGCTCGGCGGGGTCGTGTCGGCGCTGGTGTTGTTCCTGCTGTCGGGGTTGGGCTCGTTCGTTCCACTGACGTGGCGGCACGTTGCTGTGTTGGCGATTGCCGTGGTCGGGGCGTTGCGGGACGCGGGCGTGGTGCG is part of the Tenggerimyces flavus genome and encodes:
- a CDS encoding peptidoglycan-binding domain-containing protein, which encodes MSWATTRRRVLQAGTALGFAALGVFPAARKAYADGYDIYDGPCPSYASSHDCSPGCGPSTVYADSCETSGANAGFHKNDGTTWTLRPNGCFGGTYDGWLWRYEAACGACGCYIERRCHDGYRRTSSGWVRSICRFNTDCGCPTTVTWPDTERGERGPNVQTVQHLVPYHDYATNVDGIFGVDTEAQVMEFQTAEGLAADGVVDAATWALLVVTVRRGDSGEAVRAAQRQLNKLGLVITVDGTFSSSMETLVRSFQTSKGLTADGVVGQNTWRILTGSA